The DNA region TGTTAATGGCCGAATTTACCTTAGCATCTTCAATGGCAGCAGGTACATACTCAACACCAACAACCTCGCGCACGTGACCGGCAACAAAGTTGGCAATGGTGCCGGCGCCAGTGTAAAGGTCATAAACCAGTTCATCGCCTTTAAAACCCGCAAAATCGCGGGTTATTTCATACAGACGGAGTGCCTGTACAGAGTTGGTCTGGTAAAATGACTTAGGCCCTATACGGAACTTGATGCCATTCATTTCCTCGTGGATATATTCGGGGCCTTTAAAGGCTACAACATCCTGGTCAAAAATAGTATCGTTCTTTTTCTGGTTTACGATATATAACAATGAAGTTATTTCCGGGAAACGGGCGTCAATGTGGCTCATCAGGTTATCAATCTCGCTTTGTTCTGCGTAAGCGAAAACTACAATCACCATGATCTCGCCGGTTGATGAGGTACGTACAACCAAATTGCGGAGCATACCGCTGTGATTACGCAGATCGTAATATGTATATCCTTGTTGAATGGTAAAATCGCGGATCTCATTGCGCAGGCTGTTTGATGGTTCGGCCTGCAGATAGCAATGGTTTACATCTAATATCTTATCAAACCTGCCGGGAATATGGAAACCGAGGGCATTCATGTTCAGGGCGCCGTCTTCCTTGTTTTCGCCATCGTAAAGCCAGCGTTTGTTGGAGAAGGTAAACTCAAGTTTGTTGCGGTAATATCTGTCGGCCGGCGAAGGCACGATAGGCATGATACCTTCAACGTTGATCTTAGCCAGGCGACTTAAGGCATCTACAACTGACTTTTGTTTAAATTTAAGCTGGGCCTCGTAGGTCATGTGTTGCCACTTGCAGCCACCACAGGTGCCGAAATGCTCGCAAAAAGCTTGCGTTCGGTATTCAGAAGCTTGTTTTAATTCGGTGATCTTGCCTTCGCCGAAGTTCTTCTTACTACGGTATACCTGTACATCTGCCACATCGCCGGGTACGGCCTTATCTACAAAAAGCACAAAGTCATCGGCTTTGCCTACGCCTTTGCCTTCTTCGGCAATGTCAATGATCTGCACGTTCTCAAAAAACTTTGGTTTGTTAGCTTTACTCATCAGGCTGCAAAGTTAACCCTATTTATTTAATCCTGAAAATGGGAGGAGAGAGGCAAAAGAAAGCCGGTCGCCTTTAAAAGACGTTACGATCTTAAGCAGGATCTCTAAGCAAATAAACTTAGCAGATAGTTAACCATATTATCGTCAACGGTAATATCTTCTATCTCAAATTGCTCATCAATCAGGTCGGAAAGTTCTGTTAGTTCGCGGCTCATAAAATAAAAAATTACTATGCTAACATAGCAATTTTTAAACTAAAAACCAAATCGGTATAAGGTTTAATTTATAATCAGCAAAGATTTCTGAAACCTTTGCTGATTGGTATATGCAATGCTTAATTTTTATCCCAGTTTATCTTGCGCGAAAAATACATTAGTACAGCTATTATAATAAACAATGCGATACTGCCAACCATTAAGGCAAGATCTTCCAGTTGAATGATGACAAAGATGAAGGCATAAAAGACAGCCAAAATAAAGGCGAACAATAATGCCGCCTTGCCGTTTTTGAGCAGGGATGATATAAATACGGATATAAGTGCTATGGTTAATACAGAAGCAATAAGATAGGCCATGTTGTAGCCAACCTGCTCTGAAAACGATAATAGCAGTGTGTAGTAAATAACCATAGCCGCACCAATCAGTATGTAATTGAACATATGTATCGGTTGCTTGCGGATAACCTCGGTTAAAAACAAGGAGATAAAGGTGAGCAGGATAATGAATATCGCATACTTACTGGTACGCATGGTTTTCTGGTACTGGTCAACCGGGAGGCGAAGCTTTACACCAAAAGTGGCCTCTTCCAGTTTTTTGTCGTTATCCAACGTTTTTTGCTGACCGGTCCACTGTTGCGGGAATGGCCGGTTGTAATACATCATACGCCAGCTGGCGCTAAAGCCGCCGGTATCAACTTTAGCATCATCGGGGAGGAAATTGCCATCAAAGCTCGGGCTGCTCCAGTTGCCATTTACCCGCACATCGGTAGTTTTACCCATTTGTAAAAAGCTTAATCCTTCACTGCCTTTCAGATCAAGCGTGTAATCAAATGGAATTTCGTTATTGTTTATTGCTGAAAGATCGACACCGGCTTGCAAACCATTGCCAAATACGGATTCAAATGAAGGTTCGGCGCCAAGTATGGGTTGAGTTGTTTTTATAACCGGGTTGCTTTTCAAACCTTTCAGGTCGCTCACACTAAATTCAAACCTGGCTTTGTTTAAAAGAAGCTGGTTTATATTTATACCGAGTGAGGAGAGATCAAGCCTGGCAAAATTACCGCTTACTTTTACCTGCGTATTGTACACCGCCACGTCAAAAATGCCCCGGTGCCTAAGCTGTGTTGTAAGGCCTGCCTTAATGTGAAGGTTGTCGGGCAAAATGTACAGGTTTTCTATAGGCGTTTGCTTAGCGGTATCGGTTATATTTATTCCTTTTTTATAAGGGATAACCAATATCGGGCCTTTGATAATCTGGCTGGCCGACCAGCTATCTGATACCTCTTTGGCCGTTTCCCCCTGTCTGACTGCACGTTCGGTTACCAGGTTTTGGACGAAGGCTGATGGAATTAAGAGCAAAAGCGCCAATAGCCCGATAAAGATCAATTTAAAAGTTGCCGATTCTTTGAGCCAGCCTAATGTTGTTTGTTTGGGTGATTGTTCCTCTATCATGATTGTTTAGATATAAAGTACTTTGTATTTCAAAGTTTATAATTAAAAAGAAAGGGCTCTTTGTTTAAGCCTATGACAAATATAATGTAAAGTACTTTGTATTTAAAAGTAAATAATGGAAATTTTTACTCAAATAGTTAAAAACTGTTTGAAGGCCGGTCAGATAGCTATCAAATAAAATCATTGCCGTGACTTTAGTCGACGGAATTATTGCCGAAAGACAGAAAGCTTTAGCCGAAATACAGCTTGGATTTGGGCTGAAGCCCGGCTGTCTACTCCTTTAATCCGTTGACTAAAATCAACGGCAATAAGTAGGTCTTTCTTTAGGTAGTTTTTAATTGAAAGGTATTCTTACACCGAAACCGCAGCCTTAACCAGATAAGGTAAAATCTCTTTCTGAAAAGAAACAAAATTTTTCCTCACATCCGAATCGCTTACCGAGGTAAAGGCGAAACTGAACACAATGCTTTTACTGCATTTGATCAGGAAGCGCAGGCGTTGCTGGTAAGTTTCGTGCTTGCGGATGCCCGGTAACTGGATAAACGAAGCCATAAGCAGTTCTTCCAGTTCGTTAGATAGGTTCTTTAAAAAATCCTGGGAGTTGGTTGATTCGCGGATAAAATCCCAGCCGATAAACTCATTACAAACGGTGTAGGAGAGGCGGCAGGTTTTCATGATGAGGTTATTGAGATAAACCTCTTCATCAATATCATTCCAATTGCTTTGTACCAGGTCATCAACGCTGGCTTTGATGTAGTCCATCAGCAAAACGTGTAATATGGCTTCTTTGCTGTCGAAGTATTTATATATGGTTGCCTTGGCAATTTTTGCCTTTTTGGCAATCTCATTAACACTGGTTTTATGGTACCCGAATTTGCGGAAAAGTTCCTGTGCTGCCCGCTTAATGCTATCTTTTATTTTATCGGCTTCCATCAATTAGTTACTTGAATTTCAAACTGGGTAACAGCTACCCTATAGGTTCTTAATGCCTTTGTGGCCGGGGCTTTTACCGGTGTGCCATCTTCCAGGCTAAACTTTGAACCGCTGCAGGGATCGGTTACCGTAAAGCCTGTATTGTCAATTGTTACGGCGCATTTTTTTTCGGGCTGATAACTGCTACACCGGTCGTAGGCCGCATAAGTGCCGTTCACTTTGCGGTAAATGATTAGTCCGGCAACGCCATAGCCATTGATGGCCACCGCGCCGCCCGCAACGTTAAGGGGGCTCAATGCCGGTGTGCCCAATGCGGCCTGGAAATTAACAGGTACGCTCGGTACATTATCGGTTGCTTTTCCGCACGAAAAGCAACCGGTAACTACCAATAATATTATAGTGAGTTTCCTCATAACATTTCAGTTTGGAACTGTTTAAGGAAACGTACATCGTTTTCTGAAAACAGGCGTAGGTCGCGGATCACATATTTTAGGTTGGCAATACGCTCCATACCCATACCAAAGGCAAAACCTGTATATTTTTTACTGTCGATACCGCAGTTTTCCAAAACGTTAGGATCAACCATACCGCAGCCTAAAATCTCTACCCAACCACTGTGCTTACACATGTTACAACCGGCACCACCGCAAATGGTACACGAAATATCCATCTCGGCCGATGGCTCGGTGAACGGGAAGTATGAAGGGCGGAAACGAACTTTAGTACCTTCGCCATAAAGCTCCTGTACAAAGTGGTAAAGGGTTTGTTTCAGATCAGAGAAAGATACATTTTCATCAACATATAAACCTTCAATCTGGTGGAAAAAGCAATGCGCGCGGGCCGAAATAGCCTCGTTACGATAAACCCTGCCCGGCATAATTGCACGGAATGGTGGTTTGCCTGCTTCCATCATCCGTACTTGTACCGATGAGGTGTGGGTACGTAGGGCAATATCATCCTTGCCGTTATTCTTTTTAATGAAGAAGGTATCCTGCATATCACGTGCGGGGTGCTCTTCGGGAAAGTTTAGGGCTGAGAAATTATGCCAGTCGTCTTCAATTTCCGGTCCTTCCGCAACAACGAAACCTAAGCGCTTAAAAATATCGATGATCTCGTTACGAACCAACGACAGCGGATGGCGTGAGCCAACTGTAAAACCATCACCGGGTAAAGTAAGATCGATTTCGGATTTCGAATTTTGGACGTCGGATGTTAAATTTTCCTTCAGCTCGTTATATTTAGTTTCGGCCAGTTGTTTAAACTCGTTAAGTACTTTACCGAAAGTGCGTTTTTCTTCCGGGCTAACACTTTTAAACTGCTCAAAAAGGTCTTTAATAATACCCTTGGTGCCTAAAAATTTAATACGGAACGCTTCCAGTTCATCAGCATTAGCTGGCGAAAAAGCATTGATCTCGGCGGTATATTGGTCTATCTGAGCTTGCATTATAATGTATTTAAAAATTGTTCGGCTGTTAAAACCGGTATTGTTGAGTTTTTATAGTCTTTTATATTTCGGGTGATGATGGCGTCGCAATTATCTTTTTGGGCAATGTGAAATTGAATGGCATCTTCAAAATCTGTGATATCACTTAATATTGCTGTTTCTATTGCATCGAATTCGAAAGGCAACACTTTTGCAGAATTAAACAGATTCTTTAAATTCTCCTTGGCTTTCAATATCCCAACCTGTTTCCTCAACACGTAAACTATGTTTGCTATCACCAATGAGGAGGTTCGCAATTCGATATTTCTTTTTATGCACTCAATTAGCAGTATCTGAGTGTGAAAGAAAAAAGGTTCCCTTTTAAAAAACATGTCCAGTAAAACATCGCTATCCAGAAAGAGGCGTTTATATGCCATATTTCTCTTTGAAATATTCGTGTTTCATATCATCGTAGCTCATATCCGGATTAGGATCCTTCACTATACCTGTAAGTTGTTTGATCCATTCAGGTATTTCCACATTTTTATACTTCTTTTTTATCGGATCGTCCTTTTTTTCCTGCTCTGCTATGCCATCAAGAAACTCCTGCACCAGTTTGGATACACTGGTGTGTTGCCGTTTGGCATACTCCTTAACAAGAGACAGCGAATCGGCCTTGATACTCAAAGTTAACTTTGTACTTTCCATAAAAAGGAATTATATCTACAAATATAAAAAAACTACGCGTGTTATTTAAGCACCCCCAGTTCCTTCCCCACCTTAGTAAACGCCGCGATAGCTTTATCAAGGTGGTGCATATCATGCGCTGCCGAGATCTGTACCCTGATCCTTGCTTTACCCTGCGGTACAACCGGATAGTAAAAGCCTATTACATAAATACCTTCATTAAGCATTTTTGCGGCAAACTCCTGGGCCAGCTTGGCATCATATAGCATAACCGGGACTATAGGATGCACGCCGGGTTTAATGTCAAAACCAGCTTCGGTCATTTTTTGGCGGAAGTATTGGGTATTGCTTTCCAGTTTGTCGCGAAGCTCTGTGGTTTCGCTTAGCATATCCAGTACCGCAATTGAAGCACCGGTAATTGCTGGTGCCAAAGTATTAGAGAATAAATACGGGCGCGAGCGCTGGCGTAGCATATCAATAATTTCTTTACGACCAGATGTAAAACCACCCGATGCGCCACCCAAAGCTTTACCTAATGTACCGGTGATGATATCAATCCTCCCCATCACATTATGATGTTCATGCGTACCGCGGCCATTCTTGCCCATAAAACCTGAGCAATGGCTTTCATCTATCATGACCAGCGCGTTGTATTTATCGGCCAGGTCGCAGATTTTATCTAACTGGGCAATGGTGCCGTCCATACTGAAAGCGCCATCGGTAACGATGATTCGGTGACGCAGTTCCTGCGTAGCTTTTAATTTTTCTTCCAGGTCGGCCATATCATCGTGCTTGTAACGGTAGCGCTGGGCCTTGCAAAGGCGCACACCGTCAATGATCGAAGCATGGTTCAACTCGTCAGAAATTATGGCATCCTGATCATTGAATAGAGGTTCAAACACACCGCCGTTGGCATCAAACGCTGCCGCATACAGAATGGTATCTTCAGTGCCCAAAAATTCAGCTATCTTTTTTTCGAGCTCTTTGTGTATGTCCTGTGTACCACATATAAACCGTACAGACGATAAACCGTAACCATGCGTATCCATGGCATCTTTGGCGGCCTGTACTACTTTGGCATTACCCGATAGGCCGAGGTAATTATTGGCGCAAAAGTTAATTACTTCAGCACCGCCCTGAAC from Mucilaginibacter sp. SJ includes:
- the rlmD gene encoding 23S rRNA (uracil(1939)-C(5))-methyltransferase RlmD, which produces MSKANKPKFFENVQIIDIAEEGKGVGKADDFVLFVDKAVPGDVADVQVYRSKKNFGEGKITELKQASEYRTQAFCEHFGTCGGCKWQHMTYEAQLKFKQKSVVDALSRLAKINVEGIMPIVPSPADRYYRNKLEFTFSNKRWLYDGENKEDGALNMNALGFHIPGRFDKILDVNHCYLQAEPSNSLRNEIRDFTIQQGYTYYDLRNHSGMLRNLVVRTSSTGEIMVIVVFAYAEQSEIDNLMSHIDARFPEITSLLYIVNQKKNDTIFDQDVVAFKGPEYIHEEMNGIKFRIGPKSFYQTNSVQALRLYEITRDFAGFKGDELVYDLYTGAGTIANFVAGHVREVVGVEYVPAAIEDAKVNSAINNITNTKFYAGDMKDVLVADFVAEHGKPDVIITDPPRAGMHPDVVARLMEIEAPKIVYVSCNAATQARDLLVLKEKYDTVKIQPVDMFPHTQHVENVVLLTLRD
- the creD gene encoding cell envelope integrity protein CreD; amino-acid sequence: MIEEQSPKQTTLGWLKESATFKLIFIGLLALLLLIPSAFVQNLVTERAVRQGETAKEVSDSWSASQIIKGPILVIPYKKGINITDTAKQTPIENLYILPDNLHIKAGLTTQLRHRGIFDVAVYNTQVKVSGNFARLDLSSLGININQLLLNKARFEFSVSDLKGLKSNPVIKTTQPILGAEPSFESVFGNGLQAGVDLSAINNNEIPFDYTLDLKGSEGLSFLQMGKTTDVRVNGNWSSPSFDGNFLPDDAKVDTGGFSASWRMMYYNRPFPQQWTGQQKTLDNDKKLEEATFGVKLRLPVDQYQKTMRTSKYAIFIILLTFISLFLTEVIRKQPIHMFNYILIGAAMVIYYTLLLSFSEQVGYNMAYLIASVLTIALISVFISSLLKNGKAALLFAFILAVFYAFIFVIIQLEDLALMVGSIALFIIIAVLMYFSRKINWDKN
- the kbl gene encoding glycine C-acetyltransferase, whose product is MYNTLKPVLQQELTEIENAGLYKKERIITSPQGADITVQGGAEVINFCANNYLGLSGNAKVVQAAKDAMDTHGYGLSSVRFICGTQDIHKELEKKIAEFLGTEDTILYAAAFDANGGVFEPLFNDQDAIISDELNHASIIDGVRLCKAQRYRYKHDDMADLEEKLKATQELRHRIIVTDGAFSMDGTIAQLDKICDLADKYNALVMIDESHCSGFMGKNGRGTHEHHNVMGRIDIITGTLGKALGGASGGFTSGRKEIIDMLRQRSRPYLFSNTLAPAITGASIAVLDMLSETTELRDKLESNTQYFRQKMTEAGFDIKPGVHPIVPVMLYDAKLAQEFAAKMLNEGIYVIGFYYPVVPQGKARIRVQISAAHDMHHLDKAIAAFTKVGKELGVLK
- a CDS encoding DUF6364 family protein, giving the protein MESTKLTLSIKADSLSLVKEYAKRQHTSVSKLVQEFLDGIAEQEKKDDPIKKKYKNVEIPEWIKQLTGIVKDPNPDMSYDDMKHEYFKEKYGI
- a CDS encoding TetR/AcrR family transcriptional regulator, with protein sequence MEADKIKDSIKRAAQELFRKFGYHKTSVNEIAKKAKIAKATIYKYFDSKEAILHVLLMDYIKASVDDLVQSNWNDIDEEVYLNNLIMKTCRLSYTVCNEFIGWDFIRESTNSQDFLKNLSNELEELLMASFIQLPGIRKHETYQQRLRFLIKCSKSIVFSFAFTSVSDSDVRKNFVSFQKEILPYLVKAAVSV
- a CDS encoding Rieske (2Fe-2S) protein, with protein sequence MRKLTIILLVVTGCFSCGKATDNVPSVPVNFQAALGTPALSPLNVAGGAVAINGYGVAGLIIYRKVNGTYAAYDRCSSYQPEKKCAVTIDNTGFTVTDPCSGSKFSLEDGTPVKAPATKALRTYRVAVTQFEIQVTN
- a CDS encoding type II toxin-antitoxin system VapC family toxin, coding for MAYKRLFLDSDVLLDMFFKREPFFFHTQILLIECIKRNIELRTSSLVIANIVYVLRKQVGILKAKENLKNLFNSAKVLPFEFDAIETAILSDITDFEDAIQFHIAQKDNCDAIITRNIKDYKNSTIPVLTAEQFLNTL
- the pheS gene encoding phenylalanine--tRNA ligase subunit alpha → MQAQIDQYTAEINAFSPANADELEAFRIKFLGTKGIIKDLFEQFKSVSPEEKRTFGKVLNEFKQLAETKYNELKENLTSDVQNSKSEIDLTLPGDGFTVGSRHPLSLVRNEIIDIFKRLGFVVAEGPEIEDDWHNFSALNFPEEHPARDMQDTFFIKKNNGKDDIALRTHTSSVQVRMMEAGKPPFRAIMPGRVYRNEAISARAHCFFHQIEGLYVDENVSFSDLKQTLYHFVQELYGEGTKVRFRPSYFPFTEPSAEMDISCTICGGAGCNMCKHSGWVEILGCGMVDPNVLENCGIDSKKYTGFAFGMGMERIANLKYVIRDLRLFSENDVRFLKQFQTEML